agatgcatttaaattcagtcaaagttgagacatcttttgttggatgaagAAATATGTATTTTCATATAGCACGTCTTTTTTAGAATCATGACGCATCTACATTCCTCGACGGCGAGGATAGTAAAGCCGGGATGCATTTCCCGTAAGACAGATTATGATTAACTTTTTCCTGGCGTACGTATGGCAAGTCCTAACACTAGGTTTCACAACAGGGTTGCACGTGCACCCATATGGGCAGAGGATTCACTCTCGGATGGAATGGAATATTGAAAAGTGATATCCATATGCTGCTTGACTTGTGGTGGAAGTCCTCCTAAACCCTTTTTCAGTTTCAACGTTTCTTCAAAGAGAGGAGTGGTTCTAAAGAGATTCGAATTTTACTTGTTGTTCTAGCAAACTCTGCGGTCAACGTGATGCGAGCAGAGCAGGCAAAGTGCAAGTCAAAACATACAGAGCAACACACGGGTTTCATTCATGTAatgcaagatttttttttcatttctttttgtggctTTCGAATGCCATCTTCCCCACCACCATCGCAACTCCCTTTGTAGAAAGAGAGATTCCAATTGACATTCTCTATGAGAAGCCTTTCTCTTCTGCTATTTTACTAATGGCCATGGCTATCGTATGCGTCTGTTAGCTAAACGCTGTGACGCACCTCGCTAATATAGATCAGGCTCATCaaactgcatgcatgtgtttcatGGCGGAATTGTGCCGCCATGATGCTAATGATGAGATGTAACCAGCATGGTTCGTGCCGAGAGGACGCGCCGGTTGCACACCTAAGAGTTGGTGTAATTAGTATACCAACCGGCTTGGTTTGGAGACCTGAAATCAGTTTATTTAGATACTCCTCCATATTAGTTGACGAAATTTCTTCACAAAGAATATTAGTTGTCaacatattacatgtatctagaaactttttaggtatagatatgtccatattttgataaatttgagacaattcaTATGGATCAGATGGAGTAATTAATTCATGATTTAGTTTATACATATTGGCCTTGGGTGAGGTAGATAGAGTGAATCGAGAATATCTAGCATTCAGTTCTTCACGGAATTTTCCGTGTTGATTTCAACGATTAATtatattacttcctccgtccaacaaaggatgtctcaactttaattaaatttaaatgcatatatgcattaagttatgtttagatacattcaaattttaacaaacttggaATCTCATTcgattaatttgttttcttctctgcAAAATGCCATTTTTATACCTAGGCCCCTTGTGTCCCATTcaattttgttcttttagCCATTGATCTCCTTACTGAATTCTGGTAGCTCTCGGTCTTAAACTCTTCCCCCGTTTTCTCTCGTCGTTACAGCATTGATTCCCCTTAATTCCTCTGCTAGAGTAGGTCTAACATACATTTATGTACGGTGTATACAGACCCGCATGCGTGCACAGGTGAATGGTATCACACCAGGACAACTGTAAGTCCAGGTTCATCTGGTACCAAAAGAGGCAAGCATGGAAAGCCACGCGCTTGTACGTTGCGAAATTGCTATAAATGAAAACGGGGAAGGTTAGTTTGACGGcagcacattttttttttgtgagaatCAACCGCAGCACAGTTTGGTTCCCGGCAGGCCACAGTGATCTACTCCAGTATGCCGCTGGCCCATTTGGCAAAGCCAAGGCGGATACTacaatttgtttgtttcttttgtgtcGAGCCCACCGGAACATATTACGCCAGTCAGCCTGAATGGGTCCATTTAGGCGAACCGTCATTTAGGCCCGGAATCTCTACCTGGGCCACACATGGGCATGATAGATGAGTGGTCGGCATGCGAAGCTACAAACTCctctcataaaaaaaaaacgctcaaaaaaattcaaaaaaaaaaaaaacaagctacGAACTCCCGGCCACGGCGCTCGGATTGAGCAGCATGACGGCTTTATCAAGAGGCATCGCCTCCGTCcatcagcaaaaaaaaaaggcatcgcctccgccggcgccaccgctATGCATCCCAGGCGCTTGAGTCTATCATATCAGGTTGTCGTTCTTGAGTCTTTCGAGTTGTTACTGAATATAAGGCGAATCCTAGTAATGTGTTGGTCATATTGCAGTAGGTTTGCGTCTGTTTAAACTGAACATATTGTTTTTTCTAGAACAAAACTGAACATATTGTTGTTCGGGTACCGTCGTGTTGGGCTTGGCCCCCTAACCTTCTTCAAAAGCAATGAGAATTGGCGACGTGAACGAGTTTCCAGGAAAACTCTTGTTCGTAATGGTTACCTGTGTTTGTGGTCTTCTGCCTTGATCGTGCAGCGGCAGCGTTTTGGTACTGTTTGTTTGAGATCTTTTGCGGTACCTTTAAATCGTTTGTGAGCCATCTATTTTGTTAGATCCTAAAGCCCACATAAATTTTTACTGTTGGTAAAAACAACATTATCAAAAGAACGGAGCAGTAGTACGTGGAAGGGTAAAATCGGTAATCCTGAAAAAAGTGGAGGCACagctttaaaaaaaagtaaaaagaaaaacactacCGCAGTTAAAAAGGAAAGCCCAGGCCCATATGGCCGAGAGAGCCGTCGAGCCGTCCGGCTTCCCTCGTCGCTCGAAACGGAACGAACTGTTCTTGTTCTCATCGGCTCACTCTGCGATTGGGGAATTTGATGTCTAGCCTCCTGCCTAGTACATTGAGTATTTGGCCCTCCGATGTAATCCCTCAAATATTGTCCATAAATGTTATCTTTTTGTCTGTTTGGAAGAACAAATGGACATGTATCCCCAGTGCCCAGTGTCCACCCTAGTCACCCAACGGCGTCCCCAAACAGGTCTCccccaaatatttttttttggtctcCGTCTGCGCCCGTGAGACTCGCCATGGGGCGGTTCTTCCCCATCTCCATTTCCAAAGACAGAGCTCTTCACAAGGAGAGCCAAAACCATGGCTCTTCACCTATACACCACCAGATCTCGCCGGCGAGCACCACGGCGAGCCAGAACCCGCTGCCGCCACGGCCACCGTACTAAACCCGGGCAATCCCCCCTTAGCTGCGACGATACTTCACTCTCCTGTCTCCTCCCCCACTTCTCTGTtccaaatcaaaatcaacatcaAAATCAGCTAGCTCATTTGAGCATGAGCTCCACCTCATGACGAGGGGCCTCGTGAGCGTCCAATTTCTTTCTCGGCTGCATGCTATgggcagcagcaccagcaggtGCAGCTGTGgaccggagggaggagggcagcaccggcccggccgacCATAGCTACGTGCTGACGGGGTTCGCAGCCGCCGCGAAGAGGGCAGCGACGAGCAGCGTGAGAGGGCCGGGCTGGGCGGAGGGGAACGCTGTCGATCCGGGCGCGACGACCATGACCGGGCGCACGCAGCCGCTCGTGCGCTCGCAGGCCTCCATGCGCGTTCAGGTGGGGGATTTCAGGGGCAGctccccatctccctctccctctcctgtCTCATCTCTACCGGAGcacgggcggcgcgccggggTGGCCGTGGGGTCGCACCACCGCGTCGGAGCCCACGAGCACCTTGCCGGATTCGGCGTCGATGGCGCCTGGGAtgcgaggaggagacgggagGCGCCGGGTGGCGGCTGCAATCAGCCTTCGCTTGCCGTCCATGGCGGCTCGTGGGGAGGCACAGAGATTTGGGAAAATGGATGGAGGCGACGGGGGATTCGTGTTTCGGGAAGAAGGTGCTCGCGTGGGAGAAAAAAAGTGGTCCTGGACACCGGACACCCCAAAATTTGAGAGAGGTTTGGGGGTTTGTCAGGACAAAATGGACAAAATGTCTGCGTGGGGTAGCACATTGGTATTGGTAGATGTTTTTTTGGGCAGCATGTCCATTTCGGACAAGACGGACATTTGGGATGATTTTGGAATAGCACAatggagatgctctaatgGATGATTTGCCCCAGTCTTAGTTCCAATTGATGATTTGTCCTCTGACACGTTGAACTGCTTGCAACCCAAACACCCTCGATCGTCTTCTCCGATTCCAACAAGCTGCTCCTGCTTCCTCTACAGAGGCGAGACATGGTGCTCTCCCATGATGTTGTCGCGCCTGACCGACCAAGTCATGCTCCCCGGCGAATCGCAGCACTGCGCGGACTGATTCCTCCGCCAAGCAGCACACGACGCGCCGGAATTTCGACCCGCCAAACCGCTGTCGTGCGCCATCGTCGCCGGCCATCACGGGACAGGACGACGATGCGTTTCTGACGGATGACGTTACTACCGATCCGCGTTTTGGGCCTCATGGGCCTACTCCCGTCAGGCCTCAGTGTTTTTGAGGAAACACAATTGCAGCATAAAAATCTAAATTGCCCCTGTCAATTAACGTTCTACTGCTCTCTTCTTACTTCAGTATCAAAAGGCACCGTAAAAATCCTCGTTTGTTTTACCGCGTCAGACCGCGACAGGTTGTAGACAGTAGACACTGCGTCCGATTTCcatcaaattttattttttttgcgggtagatTTCCATCAGTTTTCGCAGTGTTATACACTCGGCAAACAATCCCTTTATGGCTAGTTCGTCGTAAGGAACAAGATTTGTTGGGTGGTCATCTTGTCTCACGTGCTAAAACGAACGTCTGGCACAAACCTCCTTCTCGATGCTATTGCTATATATATTGACATTCACCTTGTGAAGGAATTCTCCCCAATGTTTCTGGCACTCGAGATCTTCACATCTTCACGGATTCGTAGTGACGGTAGTGTTGCCAAGCTTGGTCGTACCGTCGTAGTTGGGTGTTACTTTTAGTTTGCATGTACAGATGTACTCTGTTACTCTGTACTTTGAGTTTGCCGTTGTGTGCATTGTGTCCACTTTGTGCGTGGTGCAGGGTATGGCCGGGTTTCTGCATTAATATATAGTGTGTTCTACATGGATGCCTCTGCATGCTCTCGATGGAACAATTGCACGCCTCTGATTATGCTTTTGATGATCAAGCTACTCATTAAGTTAAGCATTCATCTTTAATCCATGTGTCGACCTTTAATTGTGTGATCTTTGGACCCACGTACGCGGCGTGTATAGGGTGGTGGGGGTATTGGGGTTAGCCTGCGGCTAAGATAGATAAAGCAGATCGACTTGTCTTGTCTCTACATCTCCCTATGCGTGCTCTTTTTCAAAGGAATTTCCACCTTTAGCCAAATGGTGGACCAAAAGTGACGAACTGCCGGGCCAATGGTCCTCTCAGGCTCTCAGCCAGGCCTGCTCTCAGCTATGCATCTATATAAACTCGTGATCCCCACTCGTATACGTGTGGGAGCTCGACCGCAGAGCTAGCCAACCTCAAAATACCATCATTAGTTGGAGATCTCAGTCTAGTTGTGTAGACTTGTGCGAGAGATCGAAATGGCTACGCCACACGGCACGGCGGCTCTAGCCCTCGCCGCGGTGCTGTGCCTGCTGCCGGCGCTGGCCAGCGCCCAGCTCAAGGTCGGGTTCTACCAGAAGACCTGCCCCAACGCCGAGACGCTTGTCCGGCAGGCCGTCTCGGCGGCCTTTGCCAAGAACGCCGGCATCGCCGCCGGGCTCATCCGCCTCCATTTCCATGACTGCTTCGTCAGGGTACGTACCTAGCGCATGCATTTCACACGATTGAGATAAATTGCTCCATGTTTTGGGCTTGTTTGTTTACCAGTGCGAATTTTAGTATCTGCTTGATGTAATTAACGCCAGGATATACATATCGATCTTAGTTCGATCCCGTACTCTGTAAGGTAGCCGGTTCGTCAGTAGTACTGCAGTACTGAAATTTGAGAGAACAAATGCAAAATGAGAAAAGGTATAGCAAAGTGATTTATATTCCTATCTATcaagacaaagaaaaagaagaagaaagcacaCAAAATAAAGCTCGCGAAATACGAAAGTGATTTATAGCAAAGTGATTTATATGCCCTGCCCTGCTCTTTTCTCTGTAGCTTCGGTCGGAGGGAATGCATGTTCCCTGGTGCTTGCAAAAGGTGACAGAGTAGTACTAAGGAAATCTCTCTGCAGGGCTGCGACGCGTCGGTGCTGCTGACCGTGAAcccgggcggcggcaggacgGAGCGGGACGCCCCGCCGAACAACCCGAGCCTCCGTGGCTTCGAGGTGATCGACGCCGCCAAGGCGGCCGTGGAGCAGAGCTGCCCCAGCACGgtctcctgcgccgacatCCTCGCCTTCGCGGCCCGCGACAGCGTCACGCTCACCGGCAACGTCTTCTACCCCgtccccgccggccgccgcgacggCTCCGTCTCCAAAGAATTGGACGCCAACGCCAACCTGCCCCCGCCCACATTCACCGCGCAGCAGCTCATCGACCGCTTCAAGAACAAGTCCCTCAACGCCGAGGAGATGGTGCTCCTCTCCGGCGCCCACACCGTCGGCCGCTCCTTCTGCGCCTCCTTCGTCGACCGCGTCTGGAAGAACGGCACCAACACCCCCATCGTACGTTACGAGATCTAGCCCGTCATACATGTTGAATAATCGATCCGGACTGACGAATGAATGTGTGCGTGTGgggtgtttgatgaaatgacTAGGTGGACGCGGGGCTGAGCCCGTCGTACGCGGCGCTGCTGAGGGCGCTGTGCCCGTTTAACACGACGCAGACGACGCCCATCACCACGGCCATGGACCCCGGCACGCTCAACGTGCTGGACAACAACTACTACAAGCTGCTGCCGCGGGGGATGgggctcttcttctccgacaaccagctgcgggtggacGCCAACCTCAACGCCATGGTGAACAGGTTCGCGGCCAACGAGACCCTGTGGAAGGAGCGGTtcgcggcggccatggtgaAGATGGGCCGCATCCAGGTGCAGACGGGAAGGTGCGGACAGGTTCGGCTCAACTGCAGCGTCGTCAatccctcctcctcgtcgtcgatCGAGCTGCCGTCACTCTCCCTCGCCGACGAGGAGCAGGAGGGCGTCGTCGCTACCAGCTAGGGATCTAAGATCGGACCCAGCGACTGTTACATGTGTTTGCTTGTGTTTTGCTTACTTTTGACGCTGAGATCCCGTTAGTGCACTTTTACGTGGTGTGTGCCGGCCGGCATGCGCGCTTTATATTGGATTTTGGCATTGCGTAATAATAAGTGCGTATCAGTTTTATGCTGCGTGTTTCAATATCTTCACTGCGCTGAGAAGTGAATCAGGATTATTTCAGGACCGGCGCCCTCAGATGCCAGATCACGCGAGCCTACGCCCCAAGATTTTGGCGCCGTGGAAATATTGGTTGGCCTGAGCGCCGCTTGTTGGCGGTTGTCTCTTGGCGGGTTTCAAATTTCAGAAACAGAAAATTTGCATACCCTAGTACCATACCGAAATTTCAGAAGTTATTTCAGTATCGCTTCGAGCAAATTCATTGAATTTTAACCAGATTTAAATTTTATTGAAATTTTGTCAGAGTTTGGCCTCAAATTTTGAACTATAAATTATTTTGATACCCACAGAAATTTcattaaattttaaaaccTTGTATGGCTGAGAGCCCATCAAGCGATGGGCCACATGATGTGGGCCATATTCTTATCCTTGACGGTTGTGTCCGTCCGTTCCGTACTAGTGACTTTTCCGATCGATGGCCACCAAAAACACACATGCTAGACTACCACAGAATGAGTCATCACAATTGGGTGCAAACAACGATTACTAGCGGTTCATCATTCGGCATGTagtttctctcttttttctgacAGCGCATGTAGTTTCTGTTAGGGCATGTGCACTAGTCTAGACAACACTTGTATGTACTACACAGCCACACCATTTATAGATAGTATTACCCACGCGTGCTATAATGGCCTGTTGTTTTCAATTGTCTACGTACATCACGATGTGCTGAAAGAGTGCTCTCTTGCGTTACCAGAAACCATCTGTACAATGGGTGAAAAGCCATCGTTAACCAGCGAATTTCAAGGGAATCGTCTGTCTGCTGAATTAATGACGACCTCTTTATCTCTCCTCCTTCCAGATCATCCAACTCACTAAATATCCTAAGTGGCATCTCTTCCAGACAGCTTACATAGGATACTGTACATGCCCTTAGTGATAAGGAAGGACATCACGTGCGGAGCAATACTTGTCGTGTCTCGGACAATTTCATCAAAAAGACATGTTGTGTGAAACGATTTTTTCAGCACCATCAGTGATATTCTTCTGATCGATTCTAAAGTAGACTAGCTAGACTCTAGATGCCCTCAGTGCTGTCTCATGGAACTAACACAGAGGCTACCTTCAGAGAGCAACTAGTTGATACCAAACAATCCTAAAGATGTGGCTACACTTTATTTATTATTAGGTTCactatattttgaaaaaaaatgtcactATTATATCTGCCCATAAGTTGATCGATTTATTATCAAACTAAATTGGAATTATCAATGTTCgttgatttttctataaatttggtcaggTTTTAAAATTTTGCCTTGAGACAAATTTAGAACATcctatatttaggaacagagatactccctccgacccatattatttgCCGTTGATTTAgtgcaactttgtactaaatgcgacaagtaatatgagtcgGAAGAAGTAGTATAATTTAATTGTTGTCCTATGGGAATTTTGGGGCGCCTAAAAACTTAAGGTTGTTAGAAACTTGAATGATCCTGCATATCTCAAGATCGCAGTATTGCATAGGTTTGACATCACCATTTAGTCAAGAAAGTGGTTTACGTCTTGGCTATGAGATAGTCGAACCTAGATGGTGAAATATCTGAAGGCAAGTTCAACAGGATTTGTTacttagtactccctctgatcctaaattcttgactcaaatttgtccaaatatgaatgtatctattcttaaaaagcgtctaaatacatgtaatatttcgacaacaatttaggattggagggagagTACCTTTCTTTTCTACCCTACTCATTCTCCCTTCTCACTTAATTATCTGTTTTTcaaggtattttttttagtttggaCCCATAtatcatattattattattattatttcctcACATTCTTGGTCCTTGTGCCAAAACTTTTTTAGAGCCAAAGGCCCCGCCCAGTTCCATTTCATTGAAATGAAACACACAATCCAGTTTTACATGATAGCTCATTGAGGTAATCTGGCCCTACAGGGCAAAAGAGGAAAACAAACGACAATAGTAGTAAAGCAAGATCACAATTATGGCGCAACAAGGACAACAATCTATCAGGTAATGAGAGCAAGCCGAGCTCCAAAAGCTTGAGGAGTCCCAGGTCCAGCGATTATCACGCGGCGTTTCTTCAGCATGCCAGGATCTGGGAGCCTCCATTATCTTGATTTCCAGCACCAGCAAGTATCTGTCGAGCAGAGATAAGCTCCTTTGAGGGCATAAGATTCTCCATCGTCTCAGGAGGCGAAGCAGCCTGTGCCAAATAACCTGAAGTCCAGACCAAGAGACACGGCCAAAGTGAAGATCATTACGGAATTTCCACATCGTTCACATAAATGCAGAAGAAATCATGTTAGTCACTGCATGTTTTGTATTACAAATCCACTTAACAGCCACATCTTCATAACAAGCAATCACAGGCAAATGCATCATTGATGATAGTTCAGTCTAGATTAGTTGCACAATATCacaggagaagaaaagatgtTCAATAGATTCCTCCTCACAGCACATCAAACAAGATACATCGTCCAGGTGTTGTCTTTTTGTCAGATTATCTCTAGTAAGCAGTTTATTATGAGATAACAGCCATAGGAAGAAGTGCACTCTAGGGGTAATATAGAGTTTCCAAAGCGCTGAGATATAAAGTGGGGTAATCCCCCTATTGTTAATCACAACATATAAGGACTGTACATTATAGATGCCTGAACTATGAAGGCCCCCGACCAAATGGTCTTGTTCCTCAGACAGAGTTACTTCACTAACAATAGATTTTAGATCAAACCACCTTTGCATCATATTGTGGTCAAATCCTCTCCTAAAGGTGAGCTTCAGATCAACACCATCCCACACATCAGCAATACAGACTTTTGTTCATTACAGATGTAGTAAAGTCTCCAACATTGGGTGGCCAGGCTAGAAGTTCCAAACCATTGATCTTCCCAGAATCTAACAGATTTGCCGTTTCCCACCACCCAATCATAACCCAGCTTAGCAGCATGACAAGCTCTCATGATTCCTTTCCAAAAGGGGGAAGCATTATTGGGGGAGCTGGCCAGGATGTTAGGCTGCACCCTATCATATTTGAAGTCAATAATTTGCTTCCATATTTTATTAGAATCTAATTGGTATCTCTTTATCCAAGATGCCAGGAGGGCAAGGTTGAGATCTCTAAGATTGGGTATTCCCAAGCCACCAAAGTCTTTGCTAAGTGAAACCAGCTCCCAGTTAGCTAGGTGGTATTTTTTATGTCCTTCATAGTTGTCCCACAAACAGTGGGCCATTTGAGAATTAATGGTTTTAATGGCCCATGTAGGAAATTTTATCACCGAAAGTAGATATATTGGAATGCTGGCTAGACATGCTCTAATAAGCACCAATCTACCTCCATAAGAGAGCAATCTCACCCTCCATCCAGCAATTCTTTTAATCACTTTGTCTACTACTGGTTGAAGATCTTTTTTCGGTTTACTGTGGTGAAGAGGCACTCCTAGATATTTAATGGGGAGTTGAGCTATTTTGTAGCCAAACACTTGGGCCATATTACTAGCATCAGATTCAGAAATTCCCATAGGAATAAGGTCACTTTTGTTAAAGTTAATTCTCTTGCCAGACAATTGTTCAAAAATAGCCAGGATCCATTTAAGATTTTGAGCTTTTTCAATATTATTCTCAAGAAAGAGGAGTGTATCATCTGCATACTGCAGAGTAACCACTTCCCCAGGTCTCAAATCAGATAGCAAACCACATATTAAGGATGAGTTGGCAGCTCTATAAGCATCCCAGTGAACACATCAGCTAATAAATTAAAAAGTAGTGGAGATAGGGGATTCCCTTGCCTTAAACCTTTGCCAGTTTCGAAGTAGTGGCTCTCAACATCATTAATTCTAACACCCACAGACCCTTTCAAAACTAGGGCTTGGATTTTATTCCTCCACTTCTGGCTAAAGCCTCTTTGTTTTAGCATTGTTTCCAAGAAGGACCAGTCCACTCTATCATACGCCTTCTCATAATCTAATTTAAGGATAAttccctcttctttctttctatgTAACTCATGAATAATTTCATGCGCCGAAACCACACTTTCCAGTATAAATCTCCCTTTAATAAAGACTGTCTGATTTGTAGAAATTAATCTATGAGCACAAAGCCCAAGTCTATTAGTGCAAGCTTTGGCAAAAATCTTGAAGTTACAGTTAGTGAGGGCAATGGGACCATATTTCTTTAGGGAAGTTGCATCAGCTTCCTTAGGAATGAGGGTCAACATGGCAAAATTGAGCCGAAACAGATCAGCTTGGTCTAAGTCAAAATCTCTAAAGAGAGCCAACATGTTTGTTTGATTACCTCCCAAAAATGTTGAcagaagagaaaaggaaaaccattAGGGCCAGGGCCACCCTCATGATAAGATTGGAAAACGGCCTCTTTAATTTCCTCTTCAGTAAAATTTTGGTCTAACAGTTCATTTTCCTCATCAGTGACTAGCTCATCCTCAGTCCAAAAATCATTTCCTAAAGAGATATCCAATTTATCTTCTTTGCGAAAATGGTTCTTATAGAAATCTACAGCAAGCTGTAGCATTCCATTATTCTCCTGCACCAATCCACCAGGGCCTTCTAAAGcaataattttcttttttcttcttctttggttAGCTAGGGCATGGAAGTATGCAGTGTTTTTATCTCCCTCCACCACATCTCTTTCTCTGGACCTTTGTCTCGCTTTAGTCTCTTCTTGTTTCCAAATGGAGGACAGTTCAGCTTTAATAGCTTGCATTCTAGTGTTTTCCTCAGGTAATAGGGTACATGTTTCTGACATGATATCAAGACAGTTGTATTCAGCAATCAggtgtttctttcttctcttttgtgcAGCTTCAATGTTCAAGCTCCAGCCTCGCAAAAAATTTCTTATCCTCCTTATTTTAAATTGACAGATATCTATAGCTGTGTGACATGGGCAGGGTAAGTTCCAGTTTTTCAAAACCATAGTGTCAAAGCCATCTATTGATAGTCACCATTTTCAAAACGAAAGGTTTTCCTAGGGGGTGCAGCTGGTTCTCCACATCGGATCACCAGAGGTGTATGGTCACTACCAATCCTAGGTAGAGCTGTTAAAACAGCAGAGGGGTGGTGAGATTCCCAGCAAGTGGTCATAAAAACTCTATCAATAGTAGCCATGATCCTATTGGACTAATTGTTGGACCAGGTGAATTGTCTATTGGCTAGCTTTAGTTCCATCAGTGCAGCAGCATTAATCCAATCATTAAACTTGTTTGACCAAGAGAGATTGATGTTGACATTACTTTTGCCGTGGGCTTCTCTAATGAGATTAAAATCGCCTCCTATTAGCATAGGTAAGTTACAATCATCGCAAATCTCACTAAGTTCATCTAGAAAAGCTTGTGTATGCTCTTCATAGGAAGAGCCATAGACAACAGTCATCTGCCACTCAAAACCATCCTGTTTGTTTTTAATAGAGCAGGAAACAGTAAAAGACCTAATGGTCCAAACCAGAACATCAAAAAGTTCCTCATTGATCCCTA
The Brachypodium distachyon strain Bd21 chromosome 2, Brachypodium_distachyon_v3.0, whole genome shotgun sequence genome window above contains:
- the LOC100844460 gene encoding peroxidase 1, coding for MATPHGTAALALAAVLCLLPALASAQLKVGFYQKTCPNAETLVRQAVSAAFAKNAGIAAGLIRLHFHDCFVRGCDASVLLTVNPGGGRTERDAPPNNPSLRGFEVIDAAKAAVEQSCPSTVSCADILAFAARDSVTLTGNVFYPVPAGRRDGSVSKELDANANLPPPTFTAQQLIDRFKNKSLNAEEMVLLSGAHTVGRSFCASFVDRVWKNGTNTPIVDAGLSPSYAALLRALCPFNTTQTTPITTAMDPGTLNVLDNNYYKLLPRGMGLFFSDNQLRVDANLNAMVNRFAANETLWKERFAAAMVKMGRIQVQTGRCGQVRLNCSVVNPSSSSSIELPSLSLADEEQEGVVATS